The genomic segment TGAGAGACTTTTAATCCACAAATTTAGttcaaaaagcagaagacagtAATATGTATTATTTCACTGTATGGCGTGAGTCCcataggaaaacagaagaatagCAATAATGTAATAATAGTTTCAGTGTTACATGTATtttatacagagaaaaataaaacagtgctTATCAGTGGCAAATTCTAAAGGAACTGAATATCTTAGTACCAACAATGGTGAGAgagtaaaaaatattataacTTGGCAAAAGCTTAATAATTACAACTACTGGGTAGTTTCCTCATTTGAGTAGCTATGAGTTGTTTTCCATAAagtctatttttgttttttttttttttacaagtgcCCTTCTAAACACAAGTCCATGGCTTCTGGCCTGAATTACCCTTTGGAGTTACAGTGTTACTAAATTAGATGCATCCAGGCTTTATATTACACATCTCATTGTTAAGTCTAATCCacaacttgcatttctgaagttAAAGGCAGATAGATAGTTGTACTGaggggaaagaataaaaaacacaatgaaaacccacaaaaccaaacaaaaccccaaaccccaaccaaccatgGTATTTAACAGTTATTAATAAGTcacaaatttcattttaagacATGATTGGTTTCTTTGGAGCTACTGTATAACATAAACACTGTGGGAGTTCAGTATTACACTCTCGTGTCTCAACTATTGAAGGTTGTTCTGCTTTGCAAAATATTAGCAAATCCATCAAATGCTCTCTTCTTCTTAACAAAAAACTGTCCCTGTCCTAAATGGGTCTGACTTTTCTGACTGAGCTTTTCTCTTGAATTTTGGAGGTTGACAGCTGTTGTAGAATTGTTCTCCTGTCCTGTCAAAGTAGCGTCATCCTCCGCCTCGCTGGAATCGGTGCTTTTGGAGATTGGATCTCCTGCAGTCTTTTGTGGGAATGAACATGGACCGTATCGTGTGCTGTCATTGAAGAAGTCTTGTGGGACTGAGAAGGAATATGCATTCTTGTCACTCTGAGCCAGCTGGAAACAATCTTCTCTGTTGAAGACTGATTGTGGTTTCCCAGAAGAGTGAAGGTGCAGGAAATCTGCCATCGCATTGCAAGCCTGCGTTTCTTTGGGTGGAGGGCAGTCGCTGGTATCCTGTAATTCTGTGCATCCATTGCGGTCTTTCTCATTTAAACCTCTTTGCATTTTATCTGCACAGGCCTTAGTTGTATTCACCTGTGTCCCCTGTGGTAacaagttttctttctctgttgtaATAACCATGAAATGTTCTTCAGTTGTGTGTTCAGGCAGAGATTGAAGAGGTGACTCATTGCTGGAACGCAGTAGTGATGTTTTTTTGACAATTTCATTCAAACCAGTATCAGTGggagcaaaaataaaatcatcatCCTCCTCAGATGTGCTCGTGTTCCTTCTTAATGTAATGGCCGCTTCACCATGATTCTTTTCAGAGGAGATCCCACCTCTGTGCTCGTCTGGACTTCCCTCCGGTGCATTTTCTTGTTGTTCGGTGGGGCTGAATCTGAGGGAATGCTGAGGTTCAGTGGGAAACCGATACGGCTGCAATTCAGCTGCTTCAGGAGAGTTCTCTGTATCTGTGTCACTTGTGGGaaaattttttaatgaaagtaacGTTTTACTGAAGtctgtattttgtttgtggAGAGAATCGGAAATGGAGTTTTGTACTGTTGACTCTGGGTTGGTGAAATGTTCAAACGTATCAGGAACTTCTTGACTTGAAGAACTAATTGTGTCTGAATCTGGCATGCTTGTGTGGTCACTGCGTGTATCAGCATGAGGTGATGCTGCTTCAGGCATGACAGTATCTGATCTGTTATTAATAGTGGTTTCAAAATACGCATTGTTCTTGTCTTCAGTTTTCCCAATATGCCAAAGTTCAGCATCAATGTTTGGAGACTCAGGTAGTGTTGAGAACTTCACAGTTCCACTGTTCATGTCAGCCCTATCTAGTAACGACTGACAGGCTGGCAGGTTGTCGCTAACACCAGGTTCTTCCAGTTCAAAGTCTGCTAAAGAGCTGCAGTCACTCATTGTGAATGGAGTCCCTTCATCTGAAGAACTGTCGCCAAATACACCTGCTGAAACTTCagactgcagcagagcagagctggtgctcaccttgctgctgctgggctcttGTGCAACCGCCTGTGTTGGTGTGGTGGGGAACGCACAGCTGGTGTCTCCTGTGAAAGATAAACCTAAATCCGAAGAGTTGGTGTGATTGGAGTATGAGTCACTGTTCAGTCTCCTGGTTATGGGAGGGAACCTGCTCTTCTCCAAGTCCTCGttatttgcatattttgcaTCTTCCTGCAATGAAATGTCATTACTCATTAATTTTCTTGGTGTTACTTCATAGATGTTCTTGTAATCTATCCTTGCAGAAAACAGTCCGTTATCATCAACGTTTACATTTTCATCATTGCTGGTACTAGCTTTGTTGTCTGAAAACACAGGGCTTTTTTTCACATTGATCTCATCGCTTTGTTTTTGGTACTCTTCAGTATTTGGTGCATATACACCGCTATCAGTGACACTTTCATACAAAGAAGTTTCTGTAGGACTGACGTATGTATTTCTTGAAGAATTCTCATCACAAATGAACAAACGAGTCTGCGTGTTTGTTGGGTGGCTCGCAGAGTGCTCTCTGCTCAAGGTTCCATCTGAAAAAGCTTGATTAGAATAAGTATGTTCTGAACTTGAATTTTTGTTCCTGCGCATGCGCCTCCACAGGCTCACAAGGTAGGGCCTGGCAAAAGCACCCAGACAAAAAGCGCAGACAAACGTAATGAGCACCGAGAGGCTGACGGCCAACGCAAGGTCttgctctgttctttcttttctgaaaacactGTTAGTGTCCCGGGCTCTTCTAAGCAAAAATGTCGAAACACTTTCTTTCACCTCTAGATTGTACATgagatatttcttctttgttgtgTTAAGAATACACAAATATAACCCTTCAGCAGTTTTCTCAGCATTGTATATTACTAAATTATTCATATTATCCAGTGCCACGTGAGGAAGATTGTTATCTTTTGAAATTCTGCCTTTTGGTGTCCACCAAGAGACTCCAttacctgaaataaaacaaaatacaaatt from the Columba livia isolate bColLiv1 breed racing homer chromosome 4, bColLiv1.pat.W.v2, whole genome shotgun sequence genome contains:
- the LRRC66 gene encoding leucine-rich repeat-containing protein 66, which encodes MDNLHLSVIAVILYFNLPGSVGSKSQWILRDTHDRSACRWDGQLSVNCSFTGISAIPEDLPRRAITADFSYNNIKTFKCTDGRNEEWMLKHLNLSNNLISELSLATFRNLPVLETLNLNGNAIHTLMLDTHVPGHGSSKCGKGCCVLPALKVLSAERNNLNTVPRGLCLLPSLQSVHLSSNGIRQIGLGDFQNCSQLKDIDLQNNEITKIHPDAFRDLHKLQVVDLRENALTTPLPQVLMSLNFFQLEVDLSSNAWIFNCRLNAFKHLLRFLFDSTRKKWRISYNKSANNSEKPLLYLSSSHLKCSDSVLLKRAVIPMGKTSVLTCDPDTARGNGVSWWTPKGRISKDNNLPHVALDNMNNLVIYNAEKTAEGLYLCILNTTKKKYLMYNLEVKESVSTFLLRRARDTNSVFRKERTEQDLALAVSLSVLITFVCAFCLGAFARPYLVSLWRRMRRNKNSSSEHTYSNQAFSDGTLSREHSASHPTNTQTRLFICDENSSRNTYVSPTETSLYESVTDSGVYAPNTEEYQKQSDEINVKKSPVFSDNKASTSNDENVNVDDNGLFSARIDYKNIYEVTPRKLMSNDISLQEDAKYANNEDLEKSRFPPITRRLNSDSYSNHTNSSDLGLSFTGDTSCAFPTTPTQAVAQEPSSSKVSTSSALLQSEVSAGVFGDSSSDEGTPFTMSDCSSLADFELEEPGVSDNLPACQSLLDRADMNSGTVKFSTLPESPNIDAELWHIGKTEDKNNAYFETTINNRSDTVMPEAASPHADTRSDHTSMPDSDTISSSSQEVPDTFEHFTNPESTVQNSISDSLHKQNTDFSKTLLSLKNFPTSDTDTENSPEAAELQPYRFPTEPQHSLRFSPTEQQENAPEGSPDEHRGGISSEKNHGEAAITLRRNTSTSEEDDDFIFAPTDTGLNEIVKKTSLLRSSNESPLQSLPEHTTEEHFMVITTEKENLLPQGTQVNTTKACADKMQRGLNEKDRNGCTELQDTSDCPPPKETQACNAMADFLHLHSSGKPQSVFNREDCFQLAQSDKNAYSFSVPQDFFNDSTRYGPCSFPQKTAGDPISKSTDSSEAEDDATLTGQENNSTTAVNLQNSREKLSQKSQTHLGQGQFFVKKKRAFDGFANILQSRTTFNS